The Ketobacter alkanivorans genome includes the window GCACTCAGCAAACGCCTTATTATTATTTTGCACACCCAGACGATGTTGTGAGCATTCTTGGGCAGCCTAGCCTGTTTACCAATGATCTTTATGCCAAGCGTATTTATCGGTTAACAGGGGGTGAAATGCTGTTATCGCGCGCTGATACTGCAGATCGCCAGCAATTGAAACAGCAGAGTTGGAAGCGACTGCAGCCCCAGGGGTATGCTGCCAGGTTGAAAGCGGTTCTGCGGCCTGCACTGGATGATGTTGTCAGCGAGTTTACCCGCACTGGGATGTTGGATCTGGTGGAAGGTCTGGCCCGGCGCTTACCTCTTGCGGTGCTGAATGGGTATTACGGTGTGTCGTCACCGCAGGGTGATCCAGGGCAGCTGTTGTCTAAAACGCAATTGGCTCACTTCTATGATCGTACTGATTTTAATGATTTACCGCGGGTGTGGCAGCAGCGTTATGCTGATTATGGTTTCAGCTCCACGCCGGATCAAACGTTGATGTTTTGGGTGCGAATGTTGTTTCTGGAAGTGTTTTTGAATCAGTACAACGTGGGCTTTATTTCTCGGCTGGCCAAAAACGCCACGGCAGAGTTGATACCCCATCTTGAGCAACAGATTCTGCTGCGCATTAACGCAGGCACTGAATCAAGTGCTGAATCATACACCCTTATGCAGGGGCTTATCTCCATGTATAAGCAGGATTATGGGTTATCCGGTGATGCTTTGGTCAAGGCGGTGGGGCAGAGCCTGCTTGAGGTCATGGTAGGTAGCACCGATACCACCGCCAAGGGCATCACTATGGTGGTAAAAACCCTCTTGGATTTGGGTAAGGATCTGGTAGGTGGGCTGAAGTTTTTGATTCGGGATAATAAACCGGGGGTGTCATTGCTTACCCAATGGTTAGGGGCGAAAGACCAGCAGCGGGCGGCATTGGAAGACTTGGTGGATACCGCGTTGAACCAGGTTATTGTTACCTGTCTTCGGATTAACCCTGTTGCTCCACTGCTGCCGCGTTATTGCACGAATGGGGCTACGTACACGACATCGGTTGGCGAAGTGTTGAATATCGAAGCCGGTGCGGTGGTGTGCCTGGTACCTCAGGTTACGTTGGGAAGCCATTTACACATGAAGGTCAGTTCAGAGCATGAACGCTTTATCTTTATGGATGACACGCCCCATGCCTGTATGGGGCATCAGATTGCTATGTTGGAAATCAGGGAGGCGTTAAAGCTGCTGTTGCGGCTGCCTCAGGTTCGGCCAGCGGCTGGGGTGGCGGGTATTATGACTGAAAAATACCGTATGCCAGCCAGTATGATGTTGCGCTGTGGTTGATGTGGCGGTCTACACTATTCGTTCTTTCAGCTGGCTGAGTTTATCCTGAAACAGGCGGTGATCGGTACGAACGGCAAACTCGCTGGCTAATTCCAGATACACCTGACTGTTATCGAGATCCTCCCGTTTTTGGAGTTGTTCGACTGCGTAGGTTGCGGTGTTGAAGCCGAGTAACGCCATGTTCTTCTGGTTTGCAATATCCAGGCTGATGTCGATCAGTTTGTCGGCCTGTAGTTGTTGATCCATGGCGTTGTGCACCTTGGCCAGGGTCAGGCAGGCCCAGCCATGATGAGCCTTTTCATTGGTTTCTTTTGTGATGGTGAAGGCCTTGCGAGCATACAGATGTGCCTTATCGTAATCTTTTAACGCCAGTTGCAGTTCTGCCATGGCCTTGAACAGGTAAAACCATGTATAGCGTCCACCTTTTCGGTAACAGCTCGGTTGTACGGTGTGTTCCAATATTTTTTCAGCCAGCGTAAGTTCTCCGCTGCCGATCAAAGCTTCCCCCAGTTTTGCGGAAACGGCGGGTACCATGGTGTGGATAGCAAACTCATCGCAAATGGTGAGGGCGCTGTCCAGGATGCTGCGTGCCGACTGATAGTCGCCAATGGACAACAGGTAGTAGCCATAAGTATCAAAAATCATGGCTTTGGAGTAGGGGTGTTGTGCGCCTTCGGCAATCTCGATGCCTCTGCGGATCATTTTTTCGGCTTCCGTCAGCTGTCCGAGTTCTACCAGGCTGTTTCCGTAAAATGTACGACAGAACACGCTGGGGTAGCCGCTCCATCCCAATCGGCTGACTTCCATATCACCGGTTAACGCATTCAATATGCGCTTTTCCAGGTGGATACAGTCTTCGAAATCCCCCATGGCATGATACACCATGGCCAGGTTGTAATCGGCTGCGATTTGCAACGGCGTGTGGTGGATTTCGTGGGCAAGCTCTACGGCGCGGCTGGACGCAGTGAAGGCTTCGCCATGTTTGCCCACCATCCAGAGCGCATTGGTAAGCTGACACAAAATGGAGCATGTGCGTTTGGGTTCACCCACGGCATCGCACAGTTTTTCTGCCTCCTTCAGGTCGCGTACCAGGCGATCTTGTTCACCCAGTGGAATGAGGGCGTTCATTCCCACCGCCAGAAAATCAATTCGCTGGCCCAGTGTGTCCTTGTTCAGTGGAAGGTGGCGCAATGCCTCCAGCCCACGATCCAGTAATAATACCGCTTGGTGATGTGAGGAGCGGCCAATGGCGTGATAGCAGGCTTTCAGGTAGTACTCTACCGCCTTATGCCAATACTGGCCCAGGTAGGCGTGCTCGGCCAACCGGTAAATGTGTTCTTCGAGGCGCTCTTTGAAAAGCGATTCAATGGCATTGACCAGGCTGGCGTGGGTGAGTCGCTTGCGTTCTCTGGGAATGGAATCATAGGTTACTTGATGTACCAGGGCGTGTTTAAACTGGTAATCATCATTGATCAAATCGTTAACCTGGACCACTAACCCGGATTCCACCAGTTCGTCGATGGCGTGTTTTGCATAATCACGGGGGATGTCTGTGATGTAGTCTAACAGGGTGGTGGAAAACCGCTGTCCAATGGCTGATGCGGCTTGCAATATGTTTTTGGCCAGCTTGGAGCGCCGATCAATGCGGGTTGATATTACCGAGTGGATGGTGAGCGGCAATGAATCCGGCAGGCTGTCCAGGCCCGATGTGTAGTGTCCCGGCTCGCCCCATATCAAGTTGCTGTCCATGAGGTGATGGATCATTTCTTCAATATAGAGTGGGTTGCCTTCACAGCGTTTACCGATTTCGCTGCGTAAGGAGGCAAGGCTGCCGTCTTTACCCAGTACACCTTTCAGGTAATCGCTGGACTCCAGGTCGGTAAATGGCTTCAGTTCCTGGAGGCTAACATTGTCATTAACCCAGCTGGCCTGGTACTCGGGTCGATAGGTCACTATCAACATGATGCTGTGCTCGTGTATCGATTCGATCAGTTGTTCCAGCAGGGTTTGGCTCTCACTGTCGATCCAATGTAAATCTTCCAGCAGAATCACCAGCGGCTTATGGCTGGCCAGCTCCTCCAGCAGGGCCCGGAATGCTTTGCGCGCCTGTTGGCGTTTTTGTACCGGCTCCAGACTGTTCCAGCTCTTGTTCTGTATGGGTAGATCCAGCAGAAAATGATAGACAGAGAGGTGCTTGGTTACGGTCTCACTCATGTGGGAGACCCGGTCTCTGAGTTTTTGGGCGATGTCTAATTGTGAGTCTGAATCCTGTACGTTGAGCCAGCAGCGCATGATGTCGGAGAAGGGCAGATAGGCTGTACTGCGATTATGTGAATCGCAGGCGGTGCCGAGTATATTGAACTGAACTGGGTCTATCTCCTGCAAAAAGCGTGAAACAAGTCGTGATTTACCGACTCCTGGTTCGGCACACAAAGCAACGCAGCGACCCCCATGTTCACGAGTGTCATGCAGGTTCTGGCGGAACAGGTTCAGTTCTTTGATTCGGCCGACAAAGGGTGTATCCCCTAGTTTGCTGTCGTGTTCGCCTTCCTGTCGGATGCGGCTTTGTATTTGGTATATCTCTACCGGGCCTTCCAGCCCTTTTACCTCGGTTGGGCCGACCTCTATGACGTTGATCAGTTTCTGAGCGGCACGATAAGTCTCTTTGGAGATCACCGCCGTGTTGGGGGAAGCCAACACTTCCATCCGATGGGCCAAGTATACGGTTGGCCCCAGGGCTTCATAATCCACCGAGAAGTCATTGTAAAACGGCTTCATTAATACTTCGCCGGAGTGAATGCCTATGCGGACAGCTATACGGGTGTTTTCGAATTCTGCTTGTATGGCCTTGAGCATATCCAGGGCTGCGTAGCACGCCCGCACAGCGTGATCTTCATAGGATACCGGGGCACCAAAGATCACCATCATGCCATCACCGTCAACGCGATTGATCATTCCGCCATAACGATGGGCGTTTTGCTTGAGGGTGGTAATGGTGGGATCCAGGTAATCGGCGCTGTCTTCGGCTTTCAGTTTGTGGATCAGGTGAACGGAGTTGGTGATGTCCACAAACAGGATGGAGACTTTTTTCAGCTCGGATTGCAGATCTTTAGTCAGAGGTGCAGAAAACGCACCATCGGCAGTGGGAGGCTGTACAGATAATGTGCTTCCACACTGATAACAAAAGGTGTGAAAAGCGGGGTTATCAGACCCACAAGTTTGACATCGCATAGAAAGCTCTCGAATCCTGTCCTTTAGACTCGCGCAGCGGATAAGCACCGTTTAAGACCCCAGTATTCGGCGAGCGGGATCATTATTGCACTAGTGGTATTAATGTTCCTTGAGTATAAACCGGGGGACTTAGGATGCCAATCGTTGAAATCAGCCTTGCAGCTCAGCCTGTAGTTTGGCGAAAACTCACAGGAAATCCGTAAAAATAAGACGGAACCGGGGCGGTTATTGCCGCGGGGTTGCAGTTGGTGAGGACAACAATGATGTGCCCGTTGGGTGTGCGGGAGGCCTGAACATGGACAATACCCTCATACTGTAACCAGCGTTGGGCTTGTTCCAGAGCGGACTGGATGTCGAGTTTTACTGCTTGCATGATATTACCTGTAATGAACTCGGTATTATCCCCAATAAGCCGGACCCATTTTATAGAGTTAAAAAAGTGTTGGTAAGGGGCTCGCATCCCTTACCAACACGATACTGGCCGTGCCAGAGCATCCGTACTCATGGCCAGTTGGTGCTCGCATAGTTGTGATATCCCCAGATATGAAACCCAGGGAAGATACTCAAGAACGAAGGTGCTCGCGGTGTTCTTAAGCATCTGATTTACATGGTAGTAGTATTTGTCGGTGTTTTTTATTAGCAAAGTACCGCTGCATTTTGTGAAAAAATACCAAAATTGCAGAATGGGTTATGTTGTGATCACTTTTGCCCCGCGCCAGACCGGGTTTGCGGCTGATCGGGTTGCCCATGCACCAGCATGTCGTTTTCCAGCGTCATGGCTGCGTAAGATGCCAGGCCATTCACCAGTGGTTCCAGGGTGGGAGAGAAGGGAATAATCTCTTGAGTGAACGTATTGCGGGCATTGATCAGTTGCATAACCCCGATGACTTCCTGGGCATGATTGAGCAGTGGCACGCTGAGGAAAGATTTCGAGTGATAGTTGTACTGCTGGTCGAAGTTCCTCATCCCGGAGAAATCAAATGTGGTGTTGTTATAGGCATCATCAATGTTGACCACCTGCTTGCTGATGGCGGTGAAGGTGGCCACATTCTGCAGGTTGGGTTCGCCGTTCTCTGTGAGTAGCAGCGGGGCGATGTCCTGTGTTGCGGATTCCAGCGCACTATATGACAGGTTAAGGGAGGAGTTCTTCAGTGCGACAAATTCCAGGCGGGCAGGGGCATCCTGCCGGAACCAGTAGATGGTGCCGCCGTCGGCTTTGGTTGCGCGCATGGCTTCATCCAGCACCCGTTCGAAGATGGCGTCGGTTTGTTTCGGTTGAGACAGACGCACCAAGAGCTCCCCCTCCGCGTGCTCGAGCTTAGCGCTTTCCAGAATCGTTGCCAGTAGCGCTGCCAGCGCTTCGATGACAGAGATCTGACTGTCGGAGTAGTGCGCCACTGTGCCTGACAAGGGGTTTTGCGGGTTAACAAGCTGGATGACGCCCAGTACGCGCTTGTTGGGTTTGATAATCGGGACTGACAGCACTGAACGGGTCCGATAATCAAACAGGTCGTCAAAGGATTTGATGCCGCTGATGTTGAATTGATTGGAGCTATACACGTCTTCTACGCACACCGATTTGCCTTGCAGGGCGCAATAGGCCGCAATGCTGTGGGTCTGGTTGTTGTCGGAGTCGGTATCGTGGATCTGAATTGGCGTTAGCGCAGACTGTCCGGGTTCGCAGAATTTTTGACTGAGACCCAGAGAGTTGTTCTGAATCATGGCGTAGTCCAATCGTGGACCGGCTTCGTCTTCTTCCAGCAAATAGAGCGTGGCACCATCGCAGTGGGTGATTTGCTGGCATTCATTGAGGATGCTGCTGAACAGCTTCCATTTGTCCGTTTCAGTGGAAAGGGAGCGTGTCAGGTTAATAAGACGCCAGAAGAAAGCGTCTTGATGGAAAATGGCCATGGGGGACTCCTGAATGAGCTGATGTCATCAGTTTAGTACGTGATGACGACTTCAGGCGTTCCCCAGTGTTAAATTGCTCACTTAGACATAATCCCTGCTCGTAGTTTGAGCAATATTGTGACGTTAGTCACGAGCAACGAAATTCCTGATAGGTAGCAAAAGCAATAGTCCCAGGGTGAGCCAGCCGAGGCTGCCACCGCCACCACCGCCACCACCGCCGCGGCTTTCAAGCTCCGGCTCAGAGCGTGGGGTGCAGTCACTTGCTCTGGGGAAGGTAACGCTCTCACTGAGCTGGTTATTGCCCGGATTGACTTCGTATTGGTCGGTGGTGAGGGTCGCCACTTGATGGCTCATGGTGACATCGGGTACCGCACTTTGAATGCCAAGTTCGAGGGTGTGGGAGCTGGCACCGTTGATGGTGCAAGTGTAGGTGGTATTGCCGTTGCTGAGCGTGCAGGGGGTTCCATCCAGGCTCGCAGATAAGTAGGTGGCAGAGCTGGTGATGCTGCCGGTGACTTCCATGTTGGTAGACTGGGCACGCCTGGATCGGTTGGTGATGGTGTAGCGATTGATAAACTCGTCTTCTGCTTCGGCTGCATAAGGGTTGCAGGCATCAGCGCTGATGGATTGATCGGTAGGAAAGTCGAAGCATCGTTCAATGTCGGTGCCTGCGATGCTGCCGATACCATTGATATTAGATCTCAGCGTTTCGCGGGAGCAAGTGGAAAACCGGCTGGCACCGAGGTTTAGTTGCGCCCCCATTATATAGCTGCTTGAGGAGCAGCTGTCAGCGCCTTCACCCGGTGCACCATCGTGCACGAAACCAAAGTTGTGGCCAATTTCATGGGCCACGATCAGCGATGTATAGGTTGCCACGTTAGAGCTTGATGGAAAAATCTGGGATGTGCCTACTGCTGCATAAGTACACATTACAGGGTAGTAGGGGGTGGGATAATTATCGTATAACGGGCCGTTTGCGATGCCAACGGTTGTGCCATCGAAGCTGCGACCGGTAACCAAGTGCATGATTGACTGCTCGTTAGGGTCAAATGGGTCGGTTTCATCGTAATAGCGTTTCTCTGCAATATCATCCAACAGCGCTTCACTGTCGGTGGTATTGTCGAAAATATCGCCTGAGCCGAACGCCATTTGCAGTCGGTTAAAGGCGATGTTGAAGTTGTTTCGATAGATAAGGTCTACGTTCTCCACAATGGCAATAGCCTGGGACTGATAGCTGGCACCAAACTCGGTGCTGAACGCTGTATCGAATACCATGGTGAGTTCGGCAACCAGGCAGACACCGCCTACCCGCTCCAGGCAGAAACTATCGTAATTGATTCGGGTTGCTTGAGGATTCAAACTGCGCAGATTGATTTCACTGGCACTTTGGGTTGGCATGATGGATGCCACACCGCAGGCACCGAGGTTGAGATCCTGCTCCAGTTTTTGTGCATTCAGTTTGGAATCGCTTGTCAGGTGTTGTGGGTCTGTCGTCACATTGTTAAGCAGGTGCATTGCACCATTGCGCAATAACAGGCCCTGCCATTGTCCATCAATGTAGGCTAATCGCCCCTTGCTTTGAGGATCATCCTGCACTTGCACATCATAAAAACGGTCATTTTCCGCTAGGTCCACAGCGCCATATTGGCTAACGTCCTTGGCTGTGAGAAGCAGTGCTAACGGCTGGTTGTCGACGAGCACGTAATACACGGTGCTGGCTTTGATAGAGGCTGATAAAAGCATCAGCAGTAGGGAGGTAACGGTAAAGACGACTCTTATTGTATTCGACATCATTAGATATATTCTCAACTGCCTGGTTTTCATACTGCCTTGTATACCCCCAACTATGACTTAGTTTGGTGGGCCTTATCCAATAGTTTTCTGATGATACGTGAACTGGCCACAAAACCAAAGCTGGCGGTGACGCAGGTGGATGCCCCGATGCCCCCTGCGCAGTCCAGTCGTACGCTGGAGTCAGTGCCTGTGGAGGGGCGTGTTGAGCATACGCTGCCATCGGGTTGTTGGAACATTACGGGCTCGTCGGAGTACACGCACTCGATGCTGAAACGGCGTTTCAGATTGCTGCTGTACCCATGCTCCTGGCGCAGCTTCTTGCGCACCAAAGCCAATAAGGGATCTTGTTCGGCGCGGGTGATGTCGGCGTAGTGAATGCGGGTTGGGTCGGTCTGGCCTCCCGCGCTGCCTACCACGTAGATAGGGATTTTGTTGCGTTTACAGTACACAATCATGGCTACTTTGTGCTTGACGCTGTCGGTGGCATCCAGCACAAAATCGAAATGTTTGCCCATTTTGTCGGCGACATTGGATGCGGTCACAAAGTCCATGTCTTCGTGACATTTTATGTCTGGGTTGATGGCTCGAAGTCGCTGCCCCATGACCTCCACCTTAAGTTGACCGTAGTGCCCGTCGCTGGCGTGGATCTGGCGATTGGTGTTGGAAATGCAGATATCATCCATATCGATAAGGGTGATTTCTCCTACGCCGGAGCGGGCAAGAGCTTCTGCAGCCCAGGAGCCGACCCCGCCGATACCGACAACGCATACGTGGGCTTGCTGAAGAATGGATAAGGTGCCAGCACCGTACAGGCGCTCAATGCCGCCAAAGCGGTTTTGGTAACTGTCTGGGAGCATGTTGGGCTCGGCTAACTAAAGTGGTTGATCGAGGTTAAAGTCGCGCATTATAGGGGGTAAAGCGCCCGGAAAGTAGCTGCAAGTGTGGTAAGCGGGATGACGGGGGGCGATCTATATCGGAGATGTGCCCTAACTGCTCAGTCCGGTCCAGGGAGCGAACTGAGCAAACTATTCAGAGTGCTACAGGTTGTTCTCATTCACTTTTACAGCGGAAGGTGGATTCAGAAGTGAGTTCAGCGCACTTCCGCTCCCATTCAGGTTGTAGTCGACCCATGCACTGATCATCTGTTTGGCTGCAACGGTGTTGGTGCTGCTGCCGGTATTGCCCACCCATTGCAGATGGCCAAAATTGTCCAGTTTCATGAAGGCCTTGTTAATGCCATCAGGCAGGTTGCCATAAGCGCCTTCGGCGTAGGCAGGTGATGCAACAATATCGTTTTCACCGACAATGGCCAGCGTATCGGCTGTCACGTCGCCGAGGAACACAGACGGCTCCCAAGGTGCCATGGCAACCACGGCATCCACCTCAGAGCCCAGGTCGTGGGCTGCATTCAACACGGCACCACCTCCCATGGAGTACCCCATCAGAGCCAGTTTATCCAGGCGCAAGTAAAGCGGGCTGGCTGGGTTGTTGCGCTCGCTTTCGATCATTTCCACAGCGCTTTTATGGGCCCGTTCATAGTTGCCTACACTGGTGTTGCTACTGGCGCTGATGGCAAATACCACCATATCGTTGTTTTCTACCAGGTGGCCTGCCAACCAGTACATGTTCTCCTTAGTGTTTGATAGGCCGCCGGACAGGGTTGTGACATGGTGAAGTTCGGAGCTGTTTTCCATACCGCAGGGGTAAAATACCCTGGCGGAACTGACAGAGCCATAAGAATCCATATTGTAGTAACAGTCGGAGCCTCCGCCGCAACCCGCCAGCAATGCAATGGGGATCAGCGTGATCAGGAACTTCAGGGGATGTATGTTCATAGTTTCACCTTAATTTGCTTTTTGTTATTCGTATAGACGGGTGCGGGCCGTATTTTTTTTGCTCGCAGAGGGAAAATTAGGCCAGCCCTCAGCAAAATGCTTGTATGAAGTACGCACGTTGCCCACATCAAGGAAATTTGTTGCTGAGTGATGAAAAGGGCAGGGGGTGCAGTGGATAGGATATAGTTTTATACTTGTCGAACTATAAACCCTTTGGAGTAGCGGTTTGGTAGATCATCGCAAATTGGCCAATGCCTTTAAGGCCCTGTCTCATCCAAACAGATTGCAAATTTATTTGGAGATCATGGAGCGCCGTACTTTGTCATCCCAGGCGTTGGCAGGCTGCGCCCTTACGGATTTCATCAATTCCCTGAATGTGGGGGCCCCTACGGTGTCTCACCATATTAAGGAGTTGGTCAACGCCGAGCTGATACGAGTCGAACGTAACGGCAAGTTTCTCACCTGCTATCTGAATGAAAGCATGTGCGATTATCTACATCGTTTTTTCCGACCCGATATGATACCCACCAGGCAAGAGGTGAATGAGTGATGCAATATCAAGGTTATGTGCACCCTGGATTCAGTGCGGTAGCGTCCGAGTTCATCAGTCAGATCTCAGATGATGGCAGAAGTGGGGCAGCCCTTGCGGTATATCATCAAGGGCAAAGCGTGGTGGATATCTGGGCAGGAAAGCGGGATCACGATGGCAACCCTTGGCTGGAAGACACCCTGGCGTTGTCTTTCTCTACCACAAAAGGCGTGGCCTCGGTCATGATGCACATCTTGGTGGATCGTGGCTTGATCGAGTATGACCGGCCTGTCTCCTATTATTGGCCGGAATTTCATGGTGCAGGCAAACATGACATCACCATTCGGCATCTGCTGTGTCATCAAAGTGGACTCTACGATATTCGTGGCATGATCGACGACGCCATGCATATGGTCGATTGGGAGCGAATGATCGATACGCTGGAAAAGGCAACGCCGAGCCATCGTCCCGGTGCAGCCCACGGTTATCATGGCCTTACCTATGGCTGGTTGCTGGGGGAGGTGATGAGCCGGGTAACAGGTAAACCCTTTTCTGAGCTGTTGTTTGAATTGCTGGCGGGTCCGTTGGGCTTGGATGGGATGTATGTGGGGTTGCCCGAAGATCAAATGCAGCGGCGGGCGTTACTGGCAAATCAGGCTCCGGAATCCCGAGAAAGATCAGGTCAGCCGCGACGCAAGCGCAAGGCCAGTCTTGTGAGGCAGGCTCAGGGACAGATGATTAATGGAGCCTTTCGTATGGTGGGTCTGGACCCTGGCGATTTTGCCGCCGGCTTGGCCCCCAGAGGTATCGGGCGTTTCAGTTTTAACGATCCACGAGTGGTCAAGAGCTGTATTCCCGCAGCCAATGGCATGTTTACCGCACGCTCCCTGGCGCGTATGTACAGCGCAGTGGCCGAAGGCGGTGAGCTGGATGGTGTGCGCATCATGTCACCCCAGCGCGTGCGTGCCATGGCGCAGATACAAAGCCGACGCGTAGATAAAGTGGTGCCCATCCCTATGCATTGGCGCCTTGGTTTTCACCGCGTATTCACCACAGGCCCAAGAACACCAGACGCATTCGGCCATTTTGGTTGGGGTGGATCTGGCGCATGGTGCGATCCCTCGCGCCGTTTAGGGGCCGGGTTTATCGTCAATGGTGGGGGTGGAACATCACCTTTTGGAGATACTCGCATCATGCGGTTAAACGGCGCCATTATACGCTGTGCAGAGCGAGTCGAAGGCAAGCGGGGGCCGCTTCAAAACATCATCACCGATCGATTTTATGATCTGGTAAATTAATCAGGCTCGATAGTTATCACGCCCAGTCCTTCAATGGGGCGCCTTCTGCGTCCCTGAACTTTCCCGATATCAGGATTACAGCATCAATCAGCACCCACAGCCCTAAACCTCCCAGTGTTAGCATCTGTAAAATGCCGGTGCCCACTTTACCGGTATAAAAGCGATGTGTGCCAAAAAAACCGAATACCAGGCACAGTAGCAGTGCTGGTAAGATCTTGCGGCGGGATCTAATACGCTTACCTTCAGCGGGCATTCTGGCATTCCTTGAATCGGTAGCAGCTGGTCAAATGATCATTCACCATGCCCATGGATTGCATATAGGCGTAACAGATGGTGCTGCCTACAAAATTGAAACCCTCTTTTTTCAGCGCCTTGCTCATGGCGTCCGATTCTTGGGTAGAGGCAGGGACTTGTTTCATGGTCTTCCATTTGTTTTGAATGGGCTCACCATCGACAAATTGCCAGATGTAGTCAGAGAACGAATCATGCCGTTCAAGAATGTTGAGGTAGGCTTGAGCATTGCGCACAGCGCTTGCTACCTTTAAACGATTGCGAACGATGCCCGGGTTTTGCAGAAGGGACTCGATTTTCCTGGGTGTGTAGCGGGCAATTTTTTGCGGATCAAATTGATCGAAAGCGGCGCGATAGTTTTCCCGTTTACGCAGAATGGTGATCCAGCTAAGCCCCGCCTGGGCACCTTCCAGCAGCAGAAATTCAAACAGGGTGGGGTCGTCATAGGTGGGTAGCCCCCACTCATGATCGTGGTAATGCTGATAAAGCGGATCATCACCGCACCAGTCGCAACGCTGTATCGTCATTGTGTATCCCATTTCAAGGCAGACACGCATCATAACCAAAATTGCAGCGTTAACTCCAATACCAGTTGTTGGCACTACGCAAAAAAAGCCCCGCCATCGCGGGGACGAGGCAGGGCATGATTAGCGCGGTTTTCGGTTGTTATAGTTATTTTGGGTATAGCGTAAAGCTTAGGAGGTAGCACTATATCTTGTTGCTTGATAACTATAGAAATACAAGATAGTGCGTGTTTAGGGTCTTATCAAGGCGATCCGGGGTGGAAAAGCTGTGGATAAAGTGTGTGATTCCTGTGGGATAAGAAATAATTACCTAGATCAATTAGTAGCTGCTGTTATACCCTATGGATCATTATTTCACGGCTGTGCTTGATAAAACTGGCACAGATGTCGTATACAACCTATCTTTGTATCTAAGTCGTTAAAAAAACATAATATTTTTATA containing:
- a CDS encoding serine hydrolase domain-containing protein, with amino-acid sequence MQYQGYVHPGFSAVASEFISQISDDGRSGAALAVYHQGQSVVDIWAGKRDHDGNPWLEDTLALSFSTTKGVASVMMHILVDRGLIEYDRPVSYYWPEFHGAGKHDITIRHLLCHQSGLYDIRGMIDDAMHMVDWERMIDTLEKATPSHRPGAAHGYHGLTYGWLLGEVMSRVTGKPFSELLFELLAGPLGLDGMYVGLPEDQMQRRALLANQAPESRERSGQPRRKRKASLVRQAQGQMINGAFRMVGLDPGDFAAGLAPRGIGRFSFNDPRVVKSCIPAANGMFTARSLARMYSAVAEGGELDGVRIMSPQRVRAMAQIQSRRVDKVVPIPMHWRLGFHRVFTTGPRTPDAFGHFGWGGSGAWCDPSRRLGAGFIVNGGGGTSPFGDTRIMRLNGAIIRCAERVEGKRGPLQNIITDRFYDLVN
- a CDS encoding DNA-3-methyladenine glycosylase I, encoding MTIQRCDWCGDDPLYQHYHDHEWGLPTYDDPTLFEFLLLEGAQAGLSWITILRKRENYRAAFDQFDPQKIARYTPRKIESLLQNPGIVRNRLKVASAVRNAQAYLNILERHDSFSDYIWQFVDGEPIQNKWKTMKQVPASTQESDAMSKALKKEGFNFVGSTICYAYMQSMGMVNDHLTSCYRFKECQNAR
- a CDS encoding TM2 domain-containing protein, producing MPAEGKRIRSRRKILPALLLCLVFGFFGTHRFYTGKVGTGILQMLTLGGLGLWVLIDAVILISGKFRDAEGAPLKDWA
- a CDS encoding ArsR/SmtB family transcription factor; translated protein: MVDHRKLANAFKALSHPNRLQIYLEIMERRTLSSQALAGCALTDFINSLNVGAPTVSHHIKELVNAELIRVERNGKFLTCYLNESMCDYLHRFFRPDMIPTRQEVNE